The Chloroflexota bacterium DNA segment GTTCCCTTCAGGTTCAGGTAAACAAAGCTAATTACGAGACCTGGATCAAGGATACCGTCGGCATTAGCTACCAAACGGGCCGCTTTGTTGTCGGCACTCCCAAAGCCTTCGCCAAGGAGTATTTGGAGAAACGCCTTCGCTCCTTGATTGAGAAGACGCTGATCAGCATCCTGGGACATGAGACGGAAGTGTGTTTTGAGTTGTGCGCCCGTCCAGATCCAGGAGTTGACAGCACTGCACCACGCGACTATACTTCGGCCCCCGGCCAACAGAGGTTGCCTTTACACAAACTCAACCCACGGTACACCTTCGGAGCCTTCGTTGTGGGCAACTCTAATCGCCTCGCCTACGCCGCAGCTCTCGCCGTAGCTGAAGAGCCGGGGGCCCAATACAACCCCCTCTTCCTCTACGGGGATGCCGGTGTCGGTAAGAGCCACCTAGCTCACGCTATAGGGAATGAGGCCTGTGAGAATGGGCTTTGTGTCGCTTATGCCAGCGGCGAGCAATTCACCTCCGACTTCGTGAAGGCCATTAAGGAGAGAACGTCTGACCAGTTTCGCCATAAATTCGTCGGCGTTGATCTCTTTATCATCGAAGATATCCAGTTCATCATCGGCAAGCCCCAGACACAGAGTAGTCTGTTCCATATTCTCGATGATCTCCAGAATGCCAACCGCCAGGTAGTGTTGACAGGGAACCACCCACCCCAGTCGCTGGCGCCTTTACAGAACGAGTTCCGATCCCGACTCGAGTGTGGTCTCATCGCTAGGCTGCGGCTACCCGATTTCCAAACACGTCTAGCCATACTGAAAGCAAAAGCTGAAAAGCAAAAGGTGCAGATTGACAATGCGGTTTGCGAATTCATCGCTGAGCAATGTCAGGCCAACATCCGAAACCTCGAGGGACTCCTGAACAGGGTTGTTGCCTACTCTAAAATCTGGCGAAAGCCTCTCTCCGCAGCACTAGCGAGGGAGGCCCTGCAAGCTATAACCCCAGAAGCCAGTGAGCAAAACACGTCTGCTTCTGCCTTTACCCCAGCATCCATATTGACCGCTGTATCCAACCACTTCAACATCAGCCCTGAAGGCATGAAGGGTAAAAGCAGAGATGCCACCTCAACATTGGCACGTCAGGTTGCTATTTACCTCATCCGTGAGAAAACCAGTTCTGCCTGGCAGGATATCGGCCAGCTACTAGGAGGAAGGGATCACTCCACAGTTATCCGAGGTTACCAGAGAGTGTCAACCTTCATCCCTACTGATGCCACCATCCAAAATCATATCAGCCAAATCCTCAAGAGCCTCGAACTCCATTAGTACCTCGCCCCAGCACCAGTATTTCTACCAACGCCTAATATTACTATTATATGTGTGCCCAATCCTGGAAAGTGTGTTAATATTCTCTTGTATAGGTAAGTGCATAACATGTGGTGACTTGAGTGCGCTGTTCGCGTTGTTACGATGGTAGGTATATCGCAGAAAAGGAAGTTTTGGGCGCGGGTGGCGATAATTGCGTTAGTGGTTTTGGTGGTGTCCTCGGCGCTGCTGGTGCGTCAGATTCGCCTCCCTTCAGTTCACCCTACTGAAGATATGCTTCAGCCAGGAGACATCATTTTTGTAGAGCTTTACAAGGGATGGTGCGCGGCGACGTATTGGGATCACATGGCTATCTATGTCGGGGATCAGGATGTGGCAGGAGGGAAAGCGAGTGTGGGGGTAGTGGAAGCCACTTTTAATGCTGGCATTCAACGCACTTCACTCCGCAGATTTCTGGAAAGGGATGAGGGGGCCAGGATGGCTGTGAGAAGGCTGACAGATATGCCGTCCCGTGACGAAGTTATCCAGAAGGCCATAGACTACGCGCTGGCCCAGGTGGGGAAGCCCTTTGATTTCACGGCGACAGCAGGGATTCCTTTGAAGGTAAATTCGGCCAATCTCCATTGTGTGGAGGTGATATGGAGGGCATACAAGGCTGGTGGGATAGACCTTGACTTCAATAATGGTTTCCTTCTGTATCCAGACGACGTATACTTCAGCTCCAAGCTGAGGCCGGTGGGGGAATCATGACAGCAGGCGGAACAGGTGTTTTCGGAGGCACCTTTGATCCCATTCATCGAGGGCACTTGGTTGTGGCGGAAGAGATAAGAGATGAACTGGGTCTAACAGAAGTCTTTTTTGTCCCGACGGGGCAGCCATGGCTTAAGTCCCACAGGGCTATCTCCCCTGCCCAGCAGCGGCTGGAAATGGTGCGGCTCGCCACCAGAGCCAACCCGCATTTCAAGGTGTCTACCATTGAGATTGACAGGTCGGGGCCGTCCTACACCGTCGACACTATGAAGATGCTGCGGCAGCAAGCAGGCGATGAAGCAGAGCTGTGGTTTTTCTTGGGCAGCGATGTCCTGGCGGAGCTTCCGAAATGGAGGGAACCGCAGCGGCTGATTCAGCTTTGTCGGCTGGCAGCCTTTGCCAGGCCGGGCTTTCCCCTGCCGCGGCTAGAGGGCCTAGAGGTGGCCATTCCTGGGCTATCACAGCGTGTTACCTTTGTGGAGGTTTCACAAATAGACATCAGCGGCACCGATATTCGTCGCCGCCTGGCACAGGGTGC contains these protein-coding regions:
- the dnaA gene encoding chromosomal replication initiator protein DnaA — protein: MKSAKEIWETAKGSLQVQVNKANYETWIKDTVGISYQTGRFVVGTPKAFAKEYLEKRLRSLIEKTLISILGHETEVCFELCARPDPGVDSTAPRDYTSAPGQQRLPLHKLNPRYTFGAFVVGNSNRLAYAAALAVAEEPGAQYNPLFLYGDAGVGKSHLAHAIGNEACENGLCVAYASGEQFTSDFVKAIKERTSDQFRHKFVGVDLFIIEDIQFIIGKPQTQSSLFHILDDLQNANRQVVLTGNHPPQSLAPLQNEFRSRLECGLIARLRLPDFQTRLAILKAKAEKQKVQIDNAVCEFIAEQCQANIRNLEGLLNRVVAYSKIWRKPLSAALAREALQAITPEASEQNTSASAFTPASILTAVSNHFNISPEGMKGKSRDATSTLARQVAIYLIREKTSSAWQDIGQLLGGRDHSTVIRGYQRVSTFIPTDATIQNHISQILKSLELH
- a CDS encoding nicotinate-nucleotide adenylyltransferase, whose protein sequence is MTAGGTGVFGGTFDPIHRGHLVVAEEIRDELGLTEVFFVPTGQPWLKSHRAISPAQQRLEMVRLATRANPHFKVSTIEIDRSGPSYTVDTMKMLRQQAGDEAELWFFLGSDVLAELPKWREPQRLIQLCRLAAFARPGFPLPRLEGLEVAIPGLSQRVTFVEVSQIDISGTDIRRRLAQGASIHNLVTEAVEKYIQEHGLYKEGQQR